Proteins encoded in a region of the Apostichopus japonicus isolate 1M-3 chromosome 19, ASM3797524v1, whole genome shotgun sequence genome:
- the LOC139959340 gene encoding kynurenine 3-monooxygenase-like: MDGDKNDQSTVKAAVIGGGLVGALQACYLAKRGFQVDLYEGRQDIRTVEEAKGRSINLALSVRGRAALHHVGLEEEITAAGIPMRARRIHNRAGGLHNQPYDKDGQAIFSVSRRNLNEKLLTKAESFPNVKLHFQHRLVRADLDKGELQFTTSSGDTVTATHDITFGADGAYSAMRRELMRGNRINFSQEYIPHGYMELKIPPTEDGGFAMLPNFLHIWPRDEFMMIALPNQDHTFTGTLFVPFAIFEKVQERGEDGVIEFFTKNFPDAIPLIGEESLKNTFMSTKALPMVSVKCYPYHRKDKAVLMGDAAHAMVPFYGQGMNCGFEDCVVLDEILNKHNNNFKTALPEFSQVRSPDAQAMCDLALYNYVEMRHLVNSKLFMLNKKIDDFLYWLLPKSYMPLYNMVTFSRIRYSIVISKWKQQKKFVRFCLISALFALPMIAGTGYWQRSNLSGHRRFNFHWRNIRWEKIGSNWQR, from the exons ATGGATGGAGATAAAAATGACCAGTCCACTGTCAAAGCAGCTGTCATTGGAGGAGGATTG GTTGGTGCCCTCCAGGCATGCTACCTGGCCAAAAGAGGTTTCCAAGTTGATCTCTACGAAGGAAGGCAAG ATATTAGAACTGTGGAAGAGGCCAAAGGTCGTAGCATCAATTTAGCTCTGTCGGTGCGAGGAAGAGCTGCCCTGCATCATGTTGGCTTGGAAGAAGAG ATCACAGCAGCAGGCATCCCGATGAGAGCAAGAAGGATACACAACAGAGCGGGCGGGCTTCACAACCAACCATACGATAAAGACGGTCAg GCCATCTTCTCTGTGAGCAgaagaaatttgaatgaaaaattaTTGACAA AAGCTGAGTCCTTTCCCAATGTGAAGCTCCACTTTCAACACAGACTAGTCAGAGCTGATCTAGACAAAGGAGAGCTACAATTTACCAC TTCCTCGGGCGATACCGTTACCGCAACACACGATATTACCTTCGGAGCTGACGGGGCTTACTCTGCGATGAGGAGAGAGTTGATGCGTGGAAACAGGATCAATTTCAGTCAGGAGTATATTCCACACGGGTACATGGAGCTCAAGATACCACCGACTGAAGATGGAGGG TTCGCTATGCTGCCAAATTTCCTTCACATCTGGCCAAGGGATGAATTTATGATGATCGCTTTACCAAACCAGGACCATACCTTCACAGGGACATTGTTTGTACCGTTCGCCATATTTGAAAAGGTTCAAGAGCGAGGAGAAGACGGAGTCATAGAATTCTTCACCAAAAACTTTCCGGATGCGATACCCTTGATCGGGGAAGAGAGCCTGAAGAACACGTTCATGTCTACCAAAGCACTTCCCATGGTTTCAGTGAAG TGTTATCCTTACCATCGCAAAGACAAAGCCGTTCTAATGGGTGATGCTGCACATGCTATGGTTCCATTCTATGGTCAAGGAATGAATTGC GGGTTCGAAGATTGTGTCGTCCTTGACGAGATCCTaaataaacacaacaacaaTTTCA AAACCGCTCTCCCGGAATTCAGTCAGGTTCGATCCCCGGACGCCCAAGCGATGTGTGATCTTGCCTTGTACAACTATGTGGAG ATGAGGCATCTGGTCAATTCTAAGTTGTTCATGCTGAACAAGAAGATTGATGACTTTCTATACTGGCTCTTACCAAAGAGCTACATGCCTCTTTACAATATGGTCACCTTCAGCAGAATAAGGTACAGCATCGTCATCAGCAAGTGGAAGCAACAGAAGAAG TTTGTCCGGTTTTGCCTCATTTCCGCACTGTTCGCGCTTCCAATGATAGCAGGCACGGGGTACTGGCAAAGGTCAAATCTCTCTGGTCATCGCCGGTTTAACTTCCACTGGAGGAACATCAGGTGGGAGAAGATAGGGTCAAACTGGCAGAGGTAA